In Drosophila yakuba strain Tai18E2 chromosome X, Prin_Dyak_Tai18E2_2.1, whole genome shotgun sequence, a single genomic region encodes these proteins:
- the LOC6525288 gene encoding uncharacterized protein LOC6525288 isoform X4, translating to MSERRSHIQMAPPPPPPKPNKSQTANGNGNGNGNGTVIGTGTGNGNGNGTLPNGNKNYNKIVAVQDQEPLAQNSSGVQRSQSPPRTEQVVMTPRGKTANSTVILIERKLIDEINDRVHVAGGDHTGIIINKDTVAGQKSASKAAALSLEFRVFLVSANTGKHSQESRTLRFWFRDWLTNEEKQAHIAQDFFKELVSPQDFPRDYVGFIKKIMKLLQHGYSEIQSIEIELRILEETSAPPSRPLSLEESQFESPPLTQEKVLELIEQAYPNPVSPEDLAKDYGWSEQDVLLVIKSLQERGLIKSMEYNAYTRIHHEDKEIKVVKQMPTIASNKQPTIAIITAQYCEKLAVDAMLENKETFVRYTTVGESNVYTLGNIGAHRIVSTKLPSVGSNREAMTATGNTTTRLLGTFQKVDYVFIVGVAGGVPHYTDYKKHVRLGDVVISYVDKQRALISNSKEKPYVYLYKSGEDVKTYFPVNDSLQQIAESLQANMQVKRPWEDYLNQAQQALAQKTDADFNRPDTRTDKLFMNIGNNEVIEVAHPIAADEVDGVNRLRLHLGPIGSGRDLVRSDELRTQFARKYGLLATDVEMSSVLDSIIGNCRESFILVKGIADYKDGTSTRKWQNFAAISAASVVKSVICGMDAPTNV from the exons ATGTCGGAGCGCAGGAGTCACATACAGATGgcgccgccaccgccgcccccCAAGCCAAACAAATCGCAGACagccaatggaaatggaaatggaaatggaaatggcacaGTCATAGGCACTGGTActggcaatggcaacggcaacggaaCCCTGCCgaatggcaataaaaactaTAACAAAATTGTCGCAGTCCAAGACCAGGAGCCACTGGCTCAGAACTCGAGCGGCGTTCAGAGGAGCCAGTCGCCACCACGCACAGAACAGGTCGTGATGACGCCACGCGGTAAAACGGCCAACAGCACGGTGATCCTCATCGAACGCAAGCTGATCGATGAGATCAACGATCGTGTCCATGTCGCTGGCGGCGATCACACgggcatcatcatcaacaaGGACACGGTCGCCGGGCAGAAGAGCGCCAGCAAGGCAGCGGCGCTATCGCTGGAGTTCCGCGTCTTCCTGGTCAGCGCCAATACGGGCAAGCATTCGCAGGAGTCGCGCACCCTGCGCTTCTGGTTCAGGGATTGGCTGACCAACGAGGAGAAGCAGGCCCACATCGCCCAGGACTTCTTCAAGGAGCTGGTCAGTCCGCAGGACTTTCCCAGAG ACTATGTGGGATTCATCAAGAAGATAATGAAGCTCCTGCAGCACGGATACTCGGAGATCCAGTCGATTGAGATTGAATTGCGCATCCTGGAGGAGACCTCTGCGCCTCCGTCGCGACCAC TTTCCCTCGAGGAATCCCAGTTCGAATCTCCGCCGTTGACCCAGGAGAAGGTGCTGGAGCTCATCGAGCAGGCATATCCCAATCCCGTGTCCCCCGAGGATCTGGCCAA GGACTACGGCTGGAGCGAGCAGGATGTGCTGCTGGTGATCAAGTCGCTGCAGGAGCGCGGTCTGATCAAGTCGATGGAGTACAACGCGTACACCCGCATCCACCACGAGGACAAGGAGATTAAGGTGGTCAAGCAGATGCCCACGATCGCCTCCAACAAACAGCccaccatcgccatcatcaCGGCCCAGTATTGCGAGAAGCTCGCCGTCGACGCGATGCTCGAGAACAAGGAGACATTCGTCCGATACACCACAGTCG GCGAATCGAATGTGTATACCCTGGGCAACATTGGGGCGCACAGGATCGTGAGCACCAAGCTACCGTCGGTGGGCAGCAATCGGGAGGCGATGACGGCGACGGGCAATACCACCACCCGTCTGCTGGGCACATTCCAGAAGGTCGACTATGTCTTCatcgtgggcgtggccggtggCGTGCCCCACTACACGGACTACAAGAAGCACGTCCGACTGGGCGATGTGGTCATCTCGTATGTGGACAAACAGCGGGCACTGATCAGCAATAG CAAAGAGAAGCCGTATGTGTACTTGTACAAGAGCGGCGAGGACGTGAAGACCTACTTCCCGGTGAACGACTCGCTGCAGCAGATCGCCGAGAGCCTGCAGGCCAACATGCAGGTGAAGCGGCCGTGGGAGGACTACCTGAATCAGGCCCAACAGGCGCTGGCCCAGAAGACGGATGCCGACTTCAACAGGCCGGACACGCGGACGGACAAGCTGTTCATGAACATTGGAAACAACGAGGTGATTGAGGTGGCTCATCCCATTGCCGCCGACGAAGTGGACGGTGTCAACCGGCTGCGACTTCACTTGGGTCCCATTGGATCTGGCAGGGATTTGGTGAGGAGCGACGAGCTGCGCACCCAGTTCGCCAGGAAGTACGGCCTACTGGCCACCGATGTGGAGATGAGCAGTGTGCTGGACAGCATCATTGGCAACTGCAGGGAGAGCTTTATACTGGTGAAGGGCATCGCCGATTACAAGGACGGCACGTCCACCAGGAAGTGGCAGAATTTCGCAGCCATTTCGGCGGCGTCGGTGGTCAAGTCGGTTATCTGCGGCATGGACGCGCCCACGAATGTATAG
- the LOC6525287 gene encoding kelch domain-containing protein 3 — protein sequence MLWTVHLDGGPQRVNHAAVGVGDFIYSFGGYCTGYDYRYNEPIDVHALNAHTMRWTLVPQQLDAAGVPLKYPLVPFQRYGHTVVAYKERIYIWGGRNDENLCNALYCFDPKTAQWSRPQVTGCLPGARDGHSACVIGNSMYIFGGFVDEINEFSSDVHSLNLDTMEWRYVQTFGVPPSYRDFHAAVAYEQERMYIFGGRGDKHSPYHSQEETYCHEIVYLDMKTKVWHRPFTAGKVPVGRRSHSMFVYNKLIYVFGGYNGLLDQHFNDLYTFDPRTKLWNLIRANGKAPTARRRQCAIVMGTRMFLFGGTSPRSGSSSSPAAVSPTQEAGGATGAAGVVPPGVALIDYSDLHVLDFEPTLKTLATMVVLKHQLDISGLPRSFRSDLQMLTQPNSISRPINQAG from the coding sequence ATGCTGTGGACGGTGCACCTGGACGGTGGCCCACAGCGGGTCAATCACGCggcggtgggcgtgggcgACTTCATCTACAGCTTTGGTGGCTACTGCACCGGATACGATTATCGCTACAATGAGCCCATCGACGTTCACGCCCTGAATGCCCACACAATGCGCTGGACTCTGGTGCCACAGCAGCTGGACGCAGCGGGTGTGCCGCTCAAGTATCCGCTGGTGCCCTTCCAGCGCTACGGACACACGGTGGTCGCCTACAAGGAGCGCATCTACATCTGGGGCGGTCGCAACGACGAGAACCTGTGCAATGCCCTCTATTGCTTTGATCCGAAGACCGCGCAGTGGTCGAGGCCCCAGGTGACTGGCTGTCTGCCCGGCGCACGTGATGGCCACTCGGCCTGTGTCATTGGCAATAGCATGTACATCTTTGGTGGCTTTGTCGATGAGATTAACGAGTTCAGCAGCGATGTGCACTCACTCAATCTGGACACAATGGAGTGGCGCTATGTGCAGACTTTTGGCGTGCCGCCCAGCTACAGGGACTTCCATGCGGCGGTGGCCTACGAGCAGGAGCGCATGTACATCTTTGGCGGGCGGGGCGACAAGCACAGTCCGTACCACAGCCAGGAGGAGACCTACTGCCACGAGATCGTCTACCTGGACATGAAGACCAAGGTGTGGCATCGACCGTTCACGGCCGGAAAGGTGCCCGTGGGTCGGCGCAGCCACAGCATGTTCGTCTACAACAAGCTGATATATGTCTTCGGGGGCTATAATGGCCTGCTGGATCAGCATTTCAACGATCTGTACACCTTCGATCCGCGCACCAAGCTGTGGAACCTAATACGTGCCAACGGCAAGGCGCCGACGGCGCGGCGGAGACAGTGTGCCATTGTGATGGGCACTAGGATGTTCCTGTTCGGCGGCACCAGTCCGAGGAGCGGCTCCTCCAGCTCGCCAGCAGCTGTTTCACCCACTCAAGAGGCGGGCGGAGCAACGGGGGCTGCCGGAGTAGTTCCGCCCGGTGTGGCGCTCATTGACTACAGCGATCTGCATGTGCTCGACTTTGAACCCACTCTGAAAACCCTGGCCACCATGGTGGTGCTTAAGCACCAGCTGGACATCTCGGGGCTGCCAAGGAGCTTCCGTTCGGACCTGCAGATGCTGACACAGCCGAACAGTATTAGCCGGCCCATCAATCAAGCAGGCTAG
- the LOC6525288 gene encoding uncharacterized protein LOC6525288 isoform X3, which yields MSERRSHIQMAPPPPPPKPNKSQTANGNGNGNGNGTVIGTGTGNGNGNGTLPNGNKNYNKIVAVQDQEPLAQNSSGVQRSQSPPRTEQVVMTPRGKTANSTVILIERKLIDEINDRVHVAGGDHTGIIINKDTVAGQKSASKAAALSLEFRVFLVSANTGKHSQESRTLRFWFRDWLTNEEKQAHIAQDFFKELVSPQDFPRDYVGFIKKIMKLLQHGYSEIQSIEIELRILEETSAPPSRPLSLEESQFESPPLTQEKVLELIEQAYPNPVSPEDLAKDYGWSEQDVLLVIKSLQERGLIKSMEYNAYTRIHHEDKEIKVVKQMPTIASNKQPTIAIITAQYCEKLAVDAMLENKETFVRYTTVDSDPNLTNSLRKSKKKRRFGESNVYTLGNIGAHRIVSTKLPSVGSNREAMTATGNTTTRLLGTFQKVDYVFIVGVAGGVPHYTDYKKHVRLGDVVISYVDKQRALISNSKEKPYVYLYKSGEDVKTYFPVNDSLQQIAESLQANMQVKRPWEDYLNQAQQALAQKTDADFNRPDTRTDKLFMNIGNNEVIEVAHPIAADEVDGVNRLRLHLGPIGSGRDLVRSDELRTQFARKYGLLATDVEMSSVLDSIIGNCRESFILVKGIADYKDGTSTRKWQNFAAISAASVVKSVICGMDAPTNV from the exons ATGTCGGAGCGCAGGAGTCACATACAGATGgcgccgccaccgccgcccccCAAGCCAAACAAATCGCAGACagccaatggaaatggaaatggaaatggaaatggcacaGTCATAGGCACTGGTActggcaatggcaacggcaacggaaCCCTGCCgaatggcaataaaaactaTAACAAAATTGTCGCAGTCCAAGACCAGGAGCCACTGGCTCAGAACTCGAGCGGCGTTCAGAGGAGCCAGTCGCCACCACGCACAGAACAGGTCGTGATGACGCCACGCGGTAAAACGGCCAACAGCACGGTGATCCTCATCGAACGCAAGCTGATCGATGAGATCAACGATCGTGTCCATGTCGCTGGCGGCGATCACACgggcatcatcatcaacaaGGACACGGTCGCCGGGCAGAAGAGCGCCAGCAAGGCAGCGGCGCTATCGCTGGAGTTCCGCGTCTTCCTGGTCAGCGCCAATACGGGCAAGCATTCGCAGGAGTCGCGCACCCTGCGCTTCTGGTTCAGGGATTGGCTGACCAACGAGGAGAAGCAGGCCCACATCGCCCAGGACTTCTTCAAGGAGCTGGTCAGTCCGCAGGACTTTCCCAGAG ACTATGTGGGATTCATCAAGAAGATAATGAAGCTCCTGCAGCACGGATACTCGGAGATCCAGTCGATTGAGATTGAATTGCGCATCCTGGAGGAGACCTCTGCGCCTCCGTCGCGACCAC TTTCCCTCGAGGAATCCCAGTTCGAATCTCCGCCGTTGACCCAGGAGAAGGTGCTGGAGCTCATCGAGCAGGCATATCCCAATCCCGTGTCCCCCGAGGATCTGGCCAA GGACTACGGCTGGAGCGAGCAGGATGTGCTGCTGGTGATCAAGTCGCTGCAGGAGCGCGGTCTGATCAAGTCGATGGAGTACAACGCGTACACCCGCATCCACCACGAGGACAAGGAGATTAAGGTGGTCAAGCAGATGCCCACGATCGCCTCCAACAAACAGCccaccatcgccatcatcaCGGCCCAGTATTGCGAGAAGCTCGCCGTCGACGCGATGCTCGAGAACAAGGAGACATTCGTCCGATACACCACAGTCG ATTCCGATCCCAATCTAACGAACTCACTCAGAAAGTCCAAAAAGAAACGAAGATTCG GCGAATCGAATGTGTATACCCTGGGCAACATTGGGGCGCACAGGATCGTGAGCACCAAGCTACCGTCGGTGGGCAGCAATCGGGAGGCGATGACGGCGACGGGCAATACCACCACCCGTCTGCTGGGCACATTCCAGAAGGTCGACTATGTCTTCatcgtgggcgtggccggtggCGTGCCCCACTACACGGACTACAAGAAGCACGTCCGACTGGGCGATGTGGTCATCTCGTATGTGGACAAACAGCGGGCACTGATCAGCAATAG CAAAGAGAAGCCGTATGTGTACTTGTACAAGAGCGGCGAGGACGTGAAGACCTACTTCCCGGTGAACGACTCGCTGCAGCAGATCGCCGAGAGCCTGCAGGCCAACATGCAGGTGAAGCGGCCGTGGGAGGACTACCTGAATCAGGCCCAACAGGCGCTGGCCCAGAAGACGGATGCCGACTTCAACAGGCCGGACACGCGGACGGACAAGCTGTTCATGAACATTGGAAACAACGAGGTGATTGAGGTGGCTCATCCCATTGCCGCCGACGAAGTGGACGGTGTCAACCGGCTGCGACTTCACTTGGGTCCCATTGGATCTGGCAGGGATTTGGTGAGGAGCGACGAGCTGCGCACCCAGTTCGCCAGGAAGTACGGCCTACTGGCCACCGATGTGGAGATGAGCAGTGTGCTGGACAGCATCATTGGCAACTGCAGGGAGAGCTTTATACTGGTGAAGGGCATCGCCGATTACAAGGACGGCACGTCCACCAGGAAGTGGCAGAATTTCGCAGCCATTTCGGCGGCGTCGGTGGTCAAGTCGGTTATCTGCGGCATGGACGCGCCCACGAATGTATAG
- the LOC6525286 gene encoding INO80 complex subunit C yields MEQNAKPKRSFKRPFAFPKNCVYRPLRQISNMERSQKLPAERPTYFTLNAPPSLVPAKKYSDISGLPAPYADPHTKLRFANADEYASMQHMPSDIINGYLTVRGYTSAVG; encoded by the exons ATGGAACAAAATGCGAAGCCTAAACGCTCTTTTAAGCGTCCGTTTGCCTTTccaaaaaactgtgtttaCCGCCCGCTGCGGCAGATAAGCAACATGGAGCGTAGCCAGAAGCTGCCCGCCGAACGACCCACCT ACTTTACGCTCAATGCACCGCCCTCGTTGGTTCCGGCCAAGAAGTACTCCGATATTAGCGGCTTGCCCGCTCCCTATGCCGATCCCCACACGAAACTGAGGTTCGCCAACGCCGACGAGTACGCGTCCATGCAGCACATGCCCTCGGACATCATCAATGGCTACCTCACAGTGCGCGGCTACACGAGCGCCGTGGGATAG
- the LOC6525288 gene encoding uncharacterized protein LOC6525288 isoform X1 — translation MSERRSHIQMAPPPPPPKPNKSQTANGNGNGNGNGTVIGTGTGNGNGNGTLPNGNKNYNKIVAVQDQEPLAQNSSGVQRSQSPPRTEQVVMTPRGKTANSTVILIERKLIDEINDRVHVAGGDHTGIIINKDTVAGQKSASKAAALSLEFRVFLVSANTGKHSQESRTLRFWFRDWLTNEEKQAHIAQDFFKELVSPQDFPRDYVGFIKKIMKLLQHGYSEIQSIEIELRILEETSAPPSRPPRDGYIIYCYGDCNRKFEEALMAQRKTVSLEESQFESPPLTQEKVLELIEQAYPNPVSPEDLAKDYGWSEQDVLLVIKSLQERGLIKSMEYNAYTRIHHEDKEIKVVKQMPTIASNKQPTIAIITAQYCEKLAVDAMLENKETFVRYTTVDSDPNLTNSLRKSKKKRRFGESNVYTLGNIGAHRIVSTKLPSVGSNREAMTATGNTTTRLLGTFQKVDYVFIVGVAGGVPHYTDYKKHVRLGDVVISYVDKQRALISNSKEKPYVYLYKSGEDVKTYFPVNDSLQQIAESLQANMQVKRPWEDYLNQAQQALAQKTDADFNRPDTRTDKLFMNIGNNEVIEVAHPIAADEVDGVNRLRLHLGPIGSGRDLVRSDELRTQFARKYGLLATDVEMSSVLDSIIGNCRESFILVKGIADYKDGTSTRKWQNFAAISAASVVKSVICGMDAPTNV, via the exons ATGTCGGAGCGCAGGAGTCACATACAGATGgcgccgccaccgccgcccccCAAGCCAAACAAATCGCAGACagccaatggaaatggaaatggaaatggaaatggcacaGTCATAGGCACTGGTActggcaatggcaacggcaacggaaCCCTGCCgaatggcaataaaaactaTAACAAAATTGTCGCAGTCCAAGACCAGGAGCCACTGGCTCAGAACTCGAGCGGCGTTCAGAGGAGCCAGTCGCCACCACGCACAGAACAGGTCGTGATGACGCCACGCGGTAAAACGGCCAACAGCACGGTGATCCTCATCGAACGCAAGCTGATCGATGAGATCAACGATCGTGTCCATGTCGCTGGCGGCGATCACACgggcatcatcatcaacaaGGACACGGTCGCCGGGCAGAAGAGCGCCAGCAAGGCAGCGGCGCTATCGCTGGAGTTCCGCGTCTTCCTGGTCAGCGCCAATACGGGCAAGCATTCGCAGGAGTCGCGCACCCTGCGCTTCTGGTTCAGGGATTGGCTGACCAACGAGGAGAAGCAGGCCCACATCGCCCAGGACTTCTTCAAGGAGCTGGTCAGTCCGCAGGACTTTCCCAGAG ACTATGTGGGATTCATCAAGAAGATAATGAAGCTCCTGCAGCACGGATACTCGGAGATCCAGTCGATTGAGATTGAATTGCGCATCCTGGAGGAGACCTCTGCGCCTCCGTCGCGACCAC CCCGGGATGGGTACATCATCTACTGCTACGGCGACTGCAACCGGAAGTTCGAGGAGGCGCTGATGGCGCAGCGGAAGACAG TTTCCCTCGAGGAATCCCAGTTCGAATCTCCGCCGTTGACCCAGGAGAAGGTGCTGGAGCTCATCGAGCAGGCATATCCCAATCCCGTGTCCCCCGAGGATCTGGCCAA GGACTACGGCTGGAGCGAGCAGGATGTGCTGCTGGTGATCAAGTCGCTGCAGGAGCGCGGTCTGATCAAGTCGATGGAGTACAACGCGTACACCCGCATCCACCACGAGGACAAGGAGATTAAGGTGGTCAAGCAGATGCCCACGATCGCCTCCAACAAACAGCccaccatcgccatcatcaCGGCCCAGTATTGCGAGAAGCTCGCCGTCGACGCGATGCTCGAGAACAAGGAGACATTCGTCCGATACACCACAGTCG ATTCCGATCCCAATCTAACGAACTCACTCAGAAAGTCCAAAAAGAAACGAAGATTCG GCGAATCGAATGTGTATACCCTGGGCAACATTGGGGCGCACAGGATCGTGAGCACCAAGCTACCGTCGGTGGGCAGCAATCGGGAGGCGATGACGGCGACGGGCAATACCACCACCCGTCTGCTGGGCACATTCCAGAAGGTCGACTATGTCTTCatcgtgggcgtggccggtggCGTGCCCCACTACACGGACTACAAGAAGCACGTCCGACTGGGCGATGTGGTCATCTCGTATGTGGACAAACAGCGGGCACTGATCAGCAATAG CAAAGAGAAGCCGTATGTGTACTTGTACAAGAGCGGCGAGGACGTGAAGACCTACTTCCCGGTGAACGACTCGCTGCAGCAGATCGCCGAGAGCCTGCAGGCCAACATGCAGGTGAAGCGGCCGTGGGAGGACTACCTGAATCAGGCCCAACAGGCGCTGGCCCAGAAGACGGATGCCGACTTCAACAGGCCGGACACGCGGACGGACAAGCTGTTCATGAACATTGGAAACAACGAGGTGATTGAGGTGGCTCATCCCATTGCCGCCGACGAAGTGGACGGTGTCAACCGGCTGCGACTTCACTTGGGTCCCATTGGATCTGGCAGGGATTTGGTGAGGAGCGACGAGCTGCGCACCCAGTTCGCCAGGAAGTACGGCCTACTGGCCACCGATGTGGAGATGAGCAGTGTGCTGGACAGCATCATTGGCAACTGCAGGGAGAGCTTTATACTGGTGAAGGGCATCGCCGATTACAAGGACGGCACGTCCACCAGGAAGTGGCAGAATTTCGCAGCCATTTCGGCGGCGTCGGTGGTCAAGTCGGTTATCTGCGGCATGGACGCGCCCACGAATGTATAG
- the LOC6525289 gene encoding heterochromatin protein 1, with the protein MPSRRRKNSKVSTSNAVDNREYLVEKIVGKRFRDGRPQFLVKWQGFPEEVNSWEPLEGVGHLYYLLADFEAEEYKRSQEKKAALGASSQEAYEAPRSSKQSKGSSSKTPKRRNSRAVDSGKGKKVASNPNVLSLTASKAKSPTRRRQSRYVPMDESSGHAAPSTSSNTEAVDQGVDEEQPSENSVLDDPVGQPLEHVPNSPLDAEQELDWRLPPYTKPFGLARGLELEKVHHCFFVGKQLFLFVSWKGCSAMDAVLLRDIQHAFPIPIIKYFESISVLNDDQGERSNHKAA; encoded by the coding sequence ATGCCCAGTAGGCGGCGGAAAAACTCCAAAGTCTCAACCTCCAACGCGGTGGACAACCGGGAGTATTTGGTGGAGAAGATTGTTGGAAAGCGCTTCCGGGACGGTCGTCCGCAGTTTCTCGTCAAGTGGCAGGGCTTTCCAGAGGAAGTGAACAGTTGGGAGCCACTGGAAGGAGTGGGCCACCTCTACTACCTGCTGGCCGATTTCGAGGCGGAGGAGTACAAGCGCAGCCAGGAGAAGAAGGCGGCGCTGGGAGCCAGCAGCCAGGAGGCGTATGAAGCGCCCAGGAGCAGCAAACAGTCCAAGGGATCCTCCTCTAAGACGCCAAAGCGCCGGAATTCCCGAGCTGTTGACTCgggaaaaggcaaaaaagtCGCATCCAATCCCAATGTCTTGTCCTTGACCGCAAGCAAGGCCAAGAGCCCAACTCGTCGACGCCAATCGCGCTATGTGCCCATGGACGAGTCCAGTGGCCATGCAGCACCATCAACTTCATCGAACACAGAAGCAGTGGATCAAGGAGTGGATGAGGAGCAGCCATCAGAGAACTCGGTGCTAGATGATCCAGTTGGCCAACCGCTGGAGCACGTCCCGAACTCTCCGCTGGATGCAGAGCAGGAGCTGGATTGGAGATTGCCGCCGTACACGAAGCCGTTTGGTTTGGCGCGTGGcctggagctggagaaggtGCATCACTGCTTCTTTGTGGGCAAGCAGCTCTTTCTGTTCGTCAGCTGGAAGGGTTGCTCCGCGATGGACGCAGTGCTCCTGCGAGACATACAGCACGCCTTCCCAATACCAATCATAAAATACTTTGAGAGTATTTCCGTCTTGAATGACGACCAAGGGGAGCGGAGCAACCACAAAGCTGCATGA
- the LOC6525288 gene encoding uncharacterized protein LOC6525288 isoform X2 translates to MSERRSHIQMAPPPPPPKPNKSQTANGNGNGNGNGTVIGTGTGNGNGNGTLPNGNKNYNKIVAVQDQEPLAQNSSGVQRSQSPPRTEQVVMTPRGKTANSTVILIERKLIDEINDRVHVAGGDHTGIIINKDTVAGQKSASKAAALSLEFRVFLVSANTGKHSQESRTLRFWFRDWLTNEEKQAHIAQDFFKELVSPQDFPRDYVGFIKKIMKLLQHGYSEIQSIEIELRILEETSAPPSRPPRDGYIIYCYGDCNRKFEEALMAQRKTVSLEESQFESPPLTQEKVLELIEQAYPNPVSPEDLAKDYGWSEQDVLLVIKSLQERGLIKSMEYNAYTRIHHEDKEIKVVKQMPTIASNKQPTIAIITAQYCEKLAVDAMLENKETFVRYTTVGESNVYTLGNIGAHRIVSTKLPSVGSNREAMTATGNTTTRLLGTFQKVDYVFIVGVAGGVPHYTDYKKHVRLGDVVISYVDKQRALISNSKEKPYVYLYKSGEDVKTYFPVNDSLQQIAESLQANMQVKRPWEDYLNQAQQALAQKTDADFNRPDTRTDKLFMNIGNNEVIEVAHPIAADEVDGVNRLRLHLGPIGSGRDLVRSDELRTQFARKYGLLATDVEMSSVLDSIIGNCRESFILVKGIADYKDGTSTRKWQNFAAISAASVVKSVICGMDAPTNV, encoded by the exons ATGTCGGAGCGCAGGAGTCACATACAGATGgcgccgccaccgccgcccccCAAGCCAAACAAATCGCAGACagccaatggaaatggaaatggaaatggaaatggcacaGTCATAGGCACTGGTActggcaatggcaacggcaacggaaCCCTGCCgaatggcaataaaaactaTAACAAAATTGTCGCAGTCCAAGACCAGGAGCCACTGGCTCAGAACTCGAGCGGCGTTCAGAGGAGCCAGTCGCCACCACGCACAGAACAGGTCGTGATGACGCCACGCGGTAAAACGGCCAACAGCACGGTGATCCTCATCGAACGCAAGCTGATCGATGAGATCAACGATCGTGTCCATGTCGCTGGCGGCGATCACACgggcatcatcatcaacaaGGACACGGTCGCCGGGCAGAAGAGCGCCAGCAAGGCAGCGGCGCTATCGCTGGAGTTCCGCGTCTTCCTGGTCAGCGCCAATACGGGCAAGCATTCGCAGGAGTCGCGCACCCTGCGCTTCTGGTTCAGGGATTGGCTGACCAACGAGGAGAAGCAGGCCCACATCGCCCAGGACTTCTTCAAGGAGCTGGTCAGTCCGCAGGACTTTCCCAGAG ACTATGTGGGATTCATCAAGAAGATAATGAAGCTCCTGCAGCACGGATACTCGGAGATCCAGTCGATTGAGATTGAATTGCGCATCCTGGAGGAGACCTCTGCGCCTCCGTCGCGACCAC CCCGGGATGGGTACATCATCTACTGCTACGGCGACTGCAACCGGAAGTTCGAGGAGGCGCTGATGGCGCAGCGGAAGACAG TTTCCCTCGAGGAATCCCAGTTCGAATCTCCGCCGTTGACCCAGGAGAAGGTGCTGGAGCTCATCGAGCAGGCATATCCCAATCCCGTGTCCCCCGAGGATCTGGCCAA GGACTACGGCTGGAGCGAGCAGGATGTGCTGCTGGTGATCAAGTCGCTGCAGGAGCGCGGTCTGATCAAGTCGATGGAGTACAACGCGTACACCCGCATCCACCACGAGGACAAGGAGATTAAGGTGGTCAAGCAGATGCCCACGATCGCCTCCAACAAACAGCccaccatcgccatcatcaCGGCCCAGTATTGCGAGAAGCTCGCCGTCGACGCGATGCTCGAGAACAAGGAGACATTCGTCCGATACACCACAGTCG GCGAATCGAATGTGTATACCCTGGGCAACATTGGGGCGCACAGGATCGTGAGCACCAAGCTACCGTCGGTGGGCAGCAATCGGGAGGCGATGACGGCGACGGGCAATACCACCACCCGTCTGCTGGGCACATTCCAGAAGGTCGACTATGTCTTCatcgtgggcgtggccggtggCGTGCCCCACTACACGGACTACAAGAAGCACGTCCGACTGGGCGATGTGGTCATCTCGTATGTGGACAAACAGCGGGCACTGATCAGCAATAG CAAAGAGAAGCCGTATGTGTACTTGTACAAGAGCGGCGAGGACGTGAAGACCTACTTCCCGGTGAACGACTCGCTGCAGCAGATCGCCGAGAGCCTGCAGGCCAACATGCAGGTGAAGCGGCCGTGGGAGGACTACCTGAATCAGGCCCAACAGGCGCTGGCCCAGAAGACGGATGCCGACTTCAACAGGCCGGACACGCGGACGGACAAGCTGTTCATGAACATTGGAAACAACGAGGTGATTGAGGTGGCTCATCCCATTGCCGCCGACGAAGTGGACGGTGTCAACCGGCTGCGACTTCACTTGGGTCCCATTGGATCTGGCAGGGATTTGGTGAGGAGCGACGAGCTGCGCACCCAGTTCGCCAGGAAGTACGGCCTACTGGCCACCGATGTGGAGATGAGCAGTGTGCTGGACAGCATCATTGGCAACTGCAGGGAGAGCTTTATACTGGTGAAGGGCATCGCCGATTACAAGGACGGCACGTCCACCAGGAAGTGGCAGAATTTCGCAGCCATTTCGGCGGCGTCGGTGGTCAAGTCGGTTATCTGCGGCATGGACGCGCCCACGAATGTATAG